A genomic window from Halorubrum lacusprofundi ATCC 49239 includes:
- a CDS encoding proteasome assembly chaperone family protein, translating into MSEHPRDRPSFSVTHDPTPSDTLVAGFSSFGLAGLTAVDYLVRNLDLEQTGFVRAEGLPSITPFMKGQPRHPIRLYSADDLDITVLVAEQFVPPVLGELLAAAILDWTESAEVSEIAVLSGVPIPHGPDAHRTFYVATDDYRERRLDDEQVPPMESGFLDGTNASLLEQGIDSPLGVGVFITPVHAQAPDADAAVRLVDTIDETYDLGVDSEPLASFAADVRRHYEDLAERIEEREPDGTYDRMYM; encoded by the coding sequence ATGTCGGAACATCCACGCGATCGTCCGTCGTTCAGTGTCACACACGATCCCACCCCGAGTGACACGCTCGTCGCCGGGTTCTCGTCGTTCGGGCTCGCCGGACTGACCGCCGTCGACTACCTCGTCAGGAACCTCGATCTCGAACAGACGGGATTCGTCCGAGCCGAAGGACTCCCATCGATCACGCCCTTCATGAAGGGACAACCGCGGCACCCGATCCGGCTGTACTCCGCGGACGACCTCGACATCACCGTGCTCGTGGCTGAGCAGTTCGTCCCGCCCGTCCTCGGCGAGCTGCTCGCGGCGGCGATCCTCGACTGGACGGAGTCGGCGGAGGTCTCGGAGATCGCGGTGCTCTCTGGGGTTCCGATCCCGCACGGACCGGACGCCCACCGCACCTTCTACGTCGCGACGGACGACTACCGCGAGCGACGCCTCGATGACGAGCAAGTCCCGCCGATGGAGTCGGGGTTCCTCGACGGGACGAACGCGTCGCTGCTCGAACAGGGGATCGACTCTCCGCTTGGCGTCGGCGTATTCATCACGCCGGTTCACGCACAGGCACCGGACGCCGACGCCGCGGTGCGGCTCGTAGATACGATCGACGAGACGTACGATCTAGGCGTCGATTCGGAGCCGCTGGCGTCGTTTGCGGCCGACGTCCGCCGACACTACGAGGACCTCGCCGAGCGAATCGAAGAGCGCGAGCCAGACGGGACCTACGATCGGATGTACATGTAG
- a CDS encoding mechanosensitive ion channel family protein: MGDSGLAMARPEALVSIGGRLTRFADVLGGIAGSALGGVLLVGLSVAVGVLVSKFLVRLIGRPVARRVSRQSVAQTIVRGVRVGTITLSLLVGLWAIGFRFTDLLVGTAVFSAVIGIILAPLVGNFINGVFILADQPFEIGDMIELENGTTGFVEDITIRYTKIFTLDNTFLVVPNGTMRERDVTNYSAEDERTRRTIEVLVTYESDVSEARRLIERAARDCDAVIDGGPDIRVGVARYVASPDCRLHEFGDDGVLLRLRYWVKKPYKLAKVQSDVNTRIRERVTDADVEMAYPHRHLVFDDTSGIARVGGPESGRPAGERAGDKPGSEGRGGNGSPDGAAEATLTDSEPSTGADAAAQTDLSGGDESGDNR, from the coding sequence ATGGGGGACAGCGGGTTGGCTATGGCACGGCCCGAGGCCCTCGTCTCGATCGGGGGGCGGCTCACGCGTTTCGCAGACGTACTCGGGGGGATCGCGGGCTCCGCCCTCGGGGGAGTGCTGCTCGTGGGCTTGTCGGTCGCGGTCGGCGTCCTCGTCTCGAAGTTCCTCGTGCGGCTCATCGGCCGACCCGTCGCCCGGCGGGTGTCGAGACAAAGCGTCGCGCAGACGATCGTCAGGGGGGTCCGCGTCGGGACGATCACGCTCTCGCTGCTCGTCGGTCTCTGGGCGATCGGGTTCCGCTTTACCGACCTCCTCGTGGGGACCGCCGTCTTCTCCGCCGTGATCGGGATCATCCTCGCGCCGCTCGTCGGGAACTTCATCAACGGCGTGTTCATCCTCGCGGACCAGCCGTTCGAAATCGGCGACATGATCGAGTTAGAGAACGGGACAACCGGGTTCGTCGAGGACATCACGATCCGGTACACGAAGATATTCACGCTCGACAATACCTTCCTCGTCGTGCCGAACGGGACGATGCGCGAGCGCGACGTGACCAACTACTCCGCCGAGGACGAGCGGACCCGGCGGACGATCGAGGTGCTCGTCACCTACGAGAGCGACGTCTCCGAGGCCCGACGGCTCATCGAGCGGGCGGCCCGCGACTGCGACGCGGTGATCGACGGCGGGCCCGACATCCGGGTCGGGGTCGCGCGCTACGTCGCCAGCCCGGACTGCCGGCTCCACGAGTTCGGGGACGATGGCGTGCTCCTTCGCCTCCGGTACTGGGTGAAGAAGCCGTACAAGCTCGCGAAGGTGCAGTCTGACGTGAACACCCGAATCCGTGAGCGGGTCACGGACGCCGACGTTGAGATGGCGTATCCGCACCGACACCTCGTCTTCGACGACACCTCCGGGATCGCGCGTGTGGGCGGCCCAGAATCGGGTCGTCCGGCAGGCGAGCGCGCCGGCGACAAGCCCGGCTCGGAGGGCCGTGGCGGAAATGGATCTCCGGACGGAGCCGCGGAAGCAACACTGACCGACAGTGAGCCATCGACGGGAGCGGACGCCGCTGCCCAGACCGACCTTAGCGGCGGAGACGAGTCGGGCGATAATCGGTGA
- a CDS encoding MATE family efflux transporter: protein MSDEPSEDPPESPSEFGGTGPGSADDDAGDGGGDNDSGPIDETNSGVAGDASDDRVSDKSITEGSLIRPLFHLAWPIVVIQLLQVMYNVVDTLYLGRLSAEAVGAISLAFPLIFLLIAVAGGFTTAGAILVAQYTGADGDGSAGLVAGQTIFSVAVLSVLIGVGGYFYTRPALEILPSDPDTAATVIPLAADYMEVIFAGIPLMFGFFVFSALMRGYGDTRTPMAVMVVSVFLNVLLDPFLIFGFSANPLFGWLAAVPLVAALDPVGLQEALFAATGFTGFGIEGAAMATIFSRGVATAIGLWLLFATGLGPAVSLSHLRPDRGFIEDIFRLGLPSSVEQTTSALAMITLTAMVVTFSPPVVAAYGLGNRLISLVFLPAMGLGRAIDTMVGQNLGANRADRAARSVKLAASTGAGVMFLVAIVAVTFTEPIVGVFLGDVPDAPATIASAVEYVQIRSVEFAFIGVSQVILGAFRGAGNTKTAMMISILTLWVGRVASVAYLVFVAGWGETGIWVGMALGNILGATVAVAWFARGTWTERYIDDPAPGVDPAVDD from the coding sequence GTGAGCGACGAGCCCTCCGAGGACCCGCCGGAGTCGCCTTCGGAATTCGGCGGTACCGGCCCCGGTTCCGCCGACGATGATGCCGGTGACGGCGGTGGCGACAATGACAGCGGACCGATCGACGAGACGAACAGTGGCGTCGCCGGAGACGCTTCCGACGACCGAGTGTCGGACAAGTCGATCACCGAGGGCAGCCTGATCCGACCGCTGTTCCATCTCGCGTGGCCGATCGTCGTCATCCAACTGTTACAGGTGATGTACAACGTCGTCGACACGCTGTACCTCGGGCGACTGTCGGCCGAGGCGGTCGGCGCGATCAGCCTCGCATTCCCCCTGATCTTCCTGCTCATCGCGGTTGCCGGTGGCTTCACGACCGCGGGCGCGATCCTCGTCGCGCAGTACACCGGCGCCGACGGGGACGGGTCCGCGGGGCTCGTCGCCGGCCAGACTATCTTCAGTGTCGCCGTACTCTCGGTACTCATCGGGGTCGGCGGATACTTCTACACGCGCCCGGCGCTCGAGATCCTGCCGAGCGACCCCGATACGGCGGCGACGGTGATCCCGCTCGCGGCCGATTACATGGAGGTCATCTTCGCCGGCATCCCGCTGATGTTCGGGTTCTTCGTCTTCTCCGCGCTGATGCGCGGGTACGGTGACACTCGAACGCCGATGGCGGTGATGGTCGTCTCGGTGTTCCTGAACGTGCTGCTCGACCCGTTCCTCATCTTCGGGTTTTCGGCGAACCCCTTGTTCGGCTGGCTGGCGGCGGTGCCGCTCGTCGCGGCGCTCGATCCCGTCGGCCTTCAGGAGGCCCTGTTCGCGGCCACCGGGTTCACCGGATTCGGAATTGAGGGTGCCGCAATGGCGACGATATTCTCTCGGGGGGTCGCCACCGCGATCGGCCTCTGGCTGCTGTTCGCCACGGGGCTCGGGCCGGCTGTCTCCCTGAGCCATCTCCGCCCGGATCGCGGGTTCATTGAGGACATCTTCCGGCTGGGGCTTCCCTCCAGCGTCGAGCAGACGACCAGCGCGCTCGCGATGATCACCCTCACGGCGATGGTGGTCACGTTCTCACCCCCGGTAGTAGCTGCCTACGGCCTCGGAAACCGGCTCATCTCGCTCGTCTTCCTCCCCGCGATGGGGCTCGGACGCGCGATCGACACGATGGTGGGACAGAACCTCGGTGCGAACCGGGCAGACCGCGCTGCGCGCTCGGTCAAGCTCGCGGCGTCGACCGGAGCCGGAGTGATGTTCCTCGTCGCGATCGTCGCTGTGACGTTCACGGAGCCGATCGTCGGCGTCTTCCTTGGCGACGTGCCCGACGCGCCCGCGACCATCGCGTCCGCGGTCGAGTACGTGCAGATTCGGTCCGTCGAGTTCGCCTTCATCGGGGTCTCGCAGGTGATCCTCGGGGCGTTCCGCGGGGCCGGCAACACCAAGACCGCGATGATGATCTCGATTCTTACACTCTGGGTCGGACGAGTCGCCAGCGTGGCCTACCTCGTCTTCGTCGCTGGCTGGGGCGAGACGGGGATCTGGGTGGGGATGGCACTCGGGAACATCTTGGGCGCGACCGTCGCCGTTGCGTGGTTCGCGCGCGGGACGTGGACGGAACGATATATCGACGATCCGGCACCGGGCGTGGATCCCGCGGTCGACGACTGA